One Cupriavidus pauculus DNA segment encodes these proteins:
- a CDS encoding efflux RND transporter periplasmic adaptor subunit has translation MFLKRIVVVGASIALTAFPVRWATAQPAAQAVSLSAEQARALGVRFSSVAASGGLEVGTHARVVFKPDAQYVVAAPYAGVVPRALVSLGQTVRPSQPLASFLSPQLFEASRALTEANSQARLAQQSLARDKALFDDGIIAGSRWQATQARAAEANAMAMARRAELASAGIAFAGAGGEAQLIANHGGVVSEVNAVPGARVEAAAPLFRIVDPAALELDLLVGRDVPVPTIGDRIEIVPRGASGTVIGVAPSGDGTAGVRVRASLERRGDLRAGESVNVTLKLRGSNGAGASGLVRVPAAALAYVSGVPGVFVATDKGFRFQEVAVASTDDAVAVLRANLPTGTRVAVAGVGALKGLLAGEQ, from the coding sequence ATGTTTCTCAAACGAATTGTGGTGGTTGGCGCATCGATTGCACTGACCGCATTTCCTGTGCGTTGGGCTACTGCTCAACCGGCGGCACAGGCAGTGTCTCTGTCGGCCGAACAGGCGCGCGCACTGGGTGTGCGCTTTAGCTCGGTCGCAGCTTCTGGGGGCTTGGAAGTCGGCACCCACGCACGTGTCGTGTTCAAGCCGGATGCGCAATATGTGGTGGCGGCTCCGTACGCGGGCGTGGTGCCTCGCGCGCTGGTGTCACTGGGGCAGACCGTCCGCCCGAGTCAACCGCTGGCGAGTTTCCTGAGCCCGCAGCTCTTTGAAGCGAGCCGCGCGCTCACGGAGGCCAACTCGCAGGCGCGTTTGGCGCAGCAATCGCTCGCCCGCGATAAGGCGCTCTTTGATGACGGCATCATCGCCGGAAGCCGCTGGCAGGCAACGCAGGCGCGGGCCGCTGAGGCCAACGCCATGGCCATGGCGCGCCGGGCCGAACTGGCTTCCGCAGGTATCGCATTCGCTGGCGCGGGCGGCGAAGCGCAACTGATCGCGAATCATGGCGGCGTGGTGTCGGAGGTCAACGCTGTTCCGGGGGCGCGAGTTGAAGCGGCCGCGCCGCTTTTCCGGATCGTTGACCCGGCTGCGCTGGAGCTGGACCTGCTGGTTGGCCGCGATGTGCCCGTGCCAACCATAGGCGACCGCATCGAGATCGTGCCGCGCGGTGCAAGCGGTACGGTCATTGGCGTTGCGCCTTCGGGTGACGGTACGGCAGGGGTGCGTGTGCGGGCGTCGCTGGAGCGCCGTGGCGATCTGCGCGCCGGCGAGAGCGTCAACGTCACGCTCAAGCTGCGCGGCTCTAACGGCGCGGGCGCCTCGGGGCTGGTGCGGGTTCCGGCGGCCGCCTTGGCCTACGTGTCCGGCGTTCCGGGCGTGTTTGTCGCCACCGACAAAGGCTTCCGCTTCCAGGAGGTCGCCGTTGCCAGTACGGATGACGCCGTCGCTGTCCTGCGCGCCAATCTGCCTACAGGGACACGCGTAGCGGTTGCGGGCGTCGGTGCACTCAAGGGCTTGCTGGCGGGAGAACAGTGA
- a CDS encoding HNH endonuclease — MLWRALSRRHAVSCQLTGLQEQAHLRVTHIKSWAASSDAERMDLSNVLVLTAHIDEAFGPGFVSFDDDGSLLVSSEFRDYCQLRELPFLATGHLRPKPNKFMQRYLAWHRAHVYRRAPSARIFTPNWLGSFQGHRGGSK; from the coding sequence TTGCTCTGGAGGGCGCTCTCGAGGCGGCACGCCGTATCCTGCCAATTGACGGGGCTCCAGGAGCAAGCGCATCTTCGGGTCACACACATCAAGTCGTGGGCCGCCTCCTCGGACGCGGAAAGGATGGATTTGTCCAACGTCCTAGTACTCACTGCACACATCGACGAAGCGTTCGGCCCCGGGTTTGTCTCGTTCGATGATGACGGCTCCCTGTTAGTCTCGTCAGAGTTTCGGGACTACTGCCAGCTGCGTGAACTCCCTTTCCTAGCCACGGGACACCTCAGGCCGAAGCCGAACAAATTTATGCAAAGGTACCTGGCCTGGCACCGCGCACATGTCTACCGCCGCGCACCATCTGCCAGGATCTTCACCCCAAACTGGCTCGGCAGTTTTCAGGGGCACCGAGGCGGCTCGAAGTAG
- the istB gene encoding IS21-like element ISRme9 family helper ATPase IstB, whose amino-acid sequence MLMQHTVGQLKALKLDGMARAFEEQSALTASSSLPFEERFSMLVDREIAWRDTRRLERLLRSAKLKHAQACLEDVVYDGSRGLDQRLVASLASCDWIRNAQSLILTGATGAGKSWLACAFAQQACRQGFSALYLRVPRLFEELQIAHGDGSFTRRLAQLARIDVLVLDDWGLQEPSKSARGDLLEVLDDRVGTRSTIVTSQLPIEHWHQWLDDPTLADAILDRLVHQAHKVSLKGESMRKRSATDVKKRAS is encoded by the coding sequence ATGCTGATGCAACACACCGTCGGCCAGCTCAAGGCCCTGAAGCTCGACGGGATGGCGCGGGCCTTCGAGGAACAGTCTGCCCTGACCGCCAGCTCCAGCCTGCCGTTCGAAGAACGCTTCTCCATGCTGGTCGACCGGGAGATTGCTTGGCGTGACACCAGGCGCCTGGAGCGGCTGCTGCGCTCGGCCAAGCTCAAGCACGCCCAGGCATGCCTCGAGGATGTGGTCTATGACGGCAGCCGCGGTCTTGACCAGCGGCTGGTCGCCAGCCTGGCCAGTTGCGACTGGATCCGCAATGCTCAGAGTCTCATCCTTACCGGGGCGACCGGTGCCGGCAAGTCCTGGCTGGCCTGTGCGTTTGCTCAGCAGGCCTGTCGGCAGGGATTCTCTGCGCTCTACCTGCGGGTGCCGCGACTGTTCGAGGAACTGCAGATCGCCCACGGCGACGGGAGCTTCACCCGCCGCCTGGCACAGCTCGCGCGCATCGATGTCCTGGTGCTGGACGACTGGGGCCTACAGGAGCCTTCTAAAAGCGCACGCGGCGATCTGCTGGAAGTTCTGGACGATCGCGTCGGCACCCGCTCGACCATCGTGACCAGCCAGCTCCCGATCGAGCATTGGCACCAGTGGTTGGATGATCCGACGCTGGCTGACGCCATTCTGGACCGGCTGGTCCACCAGGCGCACAAGGTATCGCTCAAAGGCGAATCCATGCGCAAGCGCTCGGCTACCGACGTCAAGAAACGGGCATCGTGA
- a CDS encoding tyrosine-type recombinase/integrase, translating into MANKEIFEPKAVDWQNNPEQAFDGWLSTLKGRRKDAPQLKVSSVEIYKLQWGKFLSFLQERKVRVTETTAKDVSDFLSTLAETNSSSQRERYRALLERVFKHLLGADATTNERLNPASCSAQGIEPGRKNLLNTSLQMGFLRRSEYDGLVSHLNSALKPASDITTHRKQLRDRAMVAVFLGAGLKVHQALSLTVSCIETKRAVQITVQEEDSKFFHQVRVMPFAADLLKRWLAQRRKWERECLRKGRKVGDLVFPAEIVDPDRLQALEEGSPVAMPSSGSWIDLLEAGSAAGISRRGRNGTGTRLVGRAMNSVMALRVCEAVMQESGVYTSREGAAAESISPQILRNSFAATLFASGETTLGVQNQLGFAEEISAARVKAAWDSWRSFGND; encoded by the coding sequence ATGGCCAACAAGGAAATCTTCGAGCCGAAAGCCGTCGACTGGCAGAACAACCCCGAACAAGCCTTTGACGGCTGGCTCTCAACGCTGAAGGGCCGCCGAAAGGATGCACCACAGCTGAAAGTCTCCTCAGTCGAGATCTACAAGCTGCAGTGGGGGAAATTCCTCTCATTCCTGCAAGAGCGGAAGGTCCGGGTCACCGAGACAACGGCGAAGGATGTCTCAGACTTTCTGTCGACGCTCGCGGAGACAAACTCGTCAAGCCAGCGGGAACGATATCGTGCGCTCCTGGAACGGGTATTCAAGCACCTGCTTGGCGCCGATGCAACCACCAACGAGCGGCTCAATCCCGCTAGCTGTTCGGCCCAAGGGATAGAGCCGGGTAGAAAGAATTTATTGAATACATCGCTGCAAATGGGCTTCCTGCGCCGGTCTGAGTACGACGGGCTGGTCTCCCATCTGAACAGCGCACTCAAGCCAGCAAGCGACATCACCACGCACCGCAAACAGCTACGTGACCGAGCCATGGTGGCGGTGTTTCTCGGGGCCGGCCTGAAGGTTCACCAGGCACTGAGCTTGACTGTTAGCTGCATCGAGACAAAACGTGCCGTACAAATCACCGTTCAGGAGGAGGATTCGAAGTTCTTCCACCAGGTGCGCGTCATGCCGTTCGCGGCGGATCTGCTCAAACGATGGTTGGCGCAGCGACGGAAGTGGGAGCGTGAATGTCTGAGGAAGGGCCGCAAGGTGGGCGATCTGGTCTTCCCGGCGGAGATTGTTGATCCCGACAGGCTGCAGGCCCTCGAGGAAGGTTCACCGGTGGCTATGCCCAGCTCCGGTTCATGGATCGACCTCCTCGAAGCAGGGAGCGCTGCAGGGATCTCCCGGCGTGGCCGCAATGGCACCGGTACCCGGTTGGTTGGGCGTGCGATGAACTCGGTCATGGCACTGCGCGTCTGTGAGGCGGTCATGCAGGAGTCGGGGGTGTACACGAGCCGGGAGGGCGCCGCTGCCGAGAGCATCAGCCCCCAAATACTCCGGAACAGCTTTGCCGCGACTCTTTTTGCGTCAGGCGAAACGACGTTGGGCGTGCAGAACCAGCTGGGGTTTGCGGAAGAAATCTCCGCTGCGCGAGTGAAAGCCGCGTGGGATTCCTGGCGCAGCTTTGGCAATGACTAG
- the istA gene encoding IS21-like element ISRme9 family transposase gives MPANRMTMRKIKEVLRLKWACGLSHRQIARATGVSVGAVSQYAAMAKAAGLDWPQADSLNEDTLEQRLFGAQKPANSPGGRVMPDFPYLHRELRRKGVTLQLLWEEYLEANPNVPIYQYTQFCCRYRDWAATLKRSMRQQHRAGEKLFADFAGQMVPILDAEGGIAFEASIFVAVLGASNYTYACATRGQTTADWIGGMVCAMEFAGGVPELLVPDNPRALVARPDRYEPVLSRTAEDFVHHYGTAMLPARPRKPQDKAKVETGVLIVERWILARLRNHRFYSLGELNKAIKKLVADLNDRPFKKLPGTRREWFERLDRPVLRPLPPRRYEVATFKQCRVNVDYHVEIDGHYYSVPHALVRKAVEARVTRHTIEILYGGKRVALHARNTRKGSHSTVKEHMPVAHRAHLEWTPGRLLNWAASIGPNVAVIVEYQLTHKSHPEMGYRACLGLLSLAKKYSKERLEAACARAVAIGSLTRKSVVSILENHLDRQATLPVSQTEWHSPMHDNVRGPDYYH, from the coding sequence GCCTGAAGTGGGCGTGTGGCCTTTCGCACCGGCAGATCGCTAGGGCGACGGGTGTGAGTGTTGGCGCCGTTTCGCAGTACGCGGCAATGGCGAAGGCAGCGGGGCTGGATTGGCCGCAGGCGGACAGCCTGAACGAAGATACGCTGGAGCAGCGGCTGTTCGGCGCGCAGAAGCCGGCCAACAGCCCGGGCGGGCGGGTGATGCCGGACTTCCCCTATCTGCATCGCGAGTTGCGCCGCAAGGGCGTGACACTGCAGTTGCTGTGGGAGGAATACCTGGAGGCGAATCCAAACGTCCCCATTTACCAATACACGCAGTTCTGCTGCCGTTACCGGGACTGGGCAGCGACGCTCAAGCGGTCCATGCGCCAGCAGCACCGCGCCGGCGAGAAGCTGTTTGCTGACTTCGCCGGTCAGATGGTGCCGATTCTGGATGCGGAGGGCGGCATTGCCTTCGAAGCCAGCATCTTCGTCGCTGTGCTCGGCGCTTCAAATTACACGTACGCGTGCGCCACCCGGGGGCAGACCACTGCCGACTGGATCGGGGGAATGGTCTGCGCGATGGAATTCGCCGGCGGCGTGCCCGAGCTGCTTGTTCCGGACAACCCGCGCGCGCTGGTGGCTCGCCCTGACCGATACGAGCCAGTGCTGTCCCGAACTGCAGAAGACTTCGTTCATCACTACGGCACGGCCATGCTGCCAGCACGGCCACGCAAGCCGCAAGACAAGGCCAAGGTCGAGACTGGCGTACTGATCGTCGAGCGGTGGATCCTAGCGCGGCTGCGCAATCACCGCTTCTACAGCTTGGGCGAGCTCAACAAGGCTATCAAGAAGCTCGTCGCCGACCTGAACGACCGACCGTTCAAGAAGCTGCCTGGCACGCGCCGGGAGTGGTTCGAGCGGTTGGACCGGCCAGTGCTGCGACCGCTGCCGCCGCGGCGCTACGAAGTTGCAACGTTCAAACAGTGCCGCGTCAACGTCGACTACCACGTCGAGATCGACGGCCACTACTACAGCGTGCCGCATGCCCTGGTGCGCAAGGCGGTGGAGGCTCGCGTAACTCGCCACACCATCGAGATCCTGTACGGCGGCAAACGGGTGGCGCTGCACGCGCGCAATACCCGCAAGGGCAGCCACAGCACGGTCAAGGAACACATGCCGGTGGCCCACCGCGCGCACCTCGAATGGACGCCCGGCCGGCTGCTCAACTGGGCAGCCTCGATTGGGCCCAACGTCGCCGTCATCGTCGAATACCAGCTCACCCACAAGAGCCATCCCGAGATGGGCTATCGCGCCTGCCTGGGTCTGCTGAGTCTGGCCAAGAAGTACAGCAAGGAGCGGCTCGAAGCCGCTTGCGCCCGCGCCGTCGCCATTGGCTCGCTCACGCGTAAGTCTGTGGTCTCCATCCTTGAAAACCATCTGGACCGGCAAGCCACTCTGCCGGTATCGCAAACCGAGTGGCATTCCCCCATGCACGACAACGTGCGCGGACCCGACTACTACCATTAG
- a CDS encoding TolC family protein gives MRLNMFRFALAGAGVMLLCGATAQAQNTPGYLPAESSVREAVAQSPEVMTAEARRDATLARAEGIRAGTAETVVRAIGQGRQVRDPSERHAEGQIAVERPLRLWGKAQADGQLADAAAEAGQLAVKDARHEASRQILSLWFAAVRAGQARQAAQENARAAAELATLTARRVQLGDASRLDGELAAADQARMQAALATATAAEQAAQAELQARFPGLPRPMMAADTALPVLPQDPPERLRTQYIQDSHEYRLAMAEEVQAQQMAKRADLERRPDPTVGMFVSVERGGAERIMGVSVAMPLGSAHRRTAAAAAAADAEAAARRRLGAERRLGAEFDVLYRDLQGKGGAAQAQIEATTLQRRAADRATRAFRAGESGLTELLVARRGLADAVLAERLARVNVLEADSRLQLDLHRMWDFDD, from the coding sequence ATGAGGTTGAACATGTTTCGCTTCGCATTGGCCGGAGCCGGCGTGATGCTGCTTTGCGGCGCCACCGCCCAAGCGCAGAACACGCCGGGCTACCTACCCGCTGAGAGCTCGGTGCGTGAAGCGGTTGCGCAATCGCCCGAGGTGATGACGGCCGAAGCCCGGCGCGATGCCACGCTGGCCCGTGCCGAAGGCATTCGAGCGGGGACGGCCGAGACTGTGGTGAGAGCGATCGGACAGGGGCGTCAGGTCCGAGATCCGTCTGAGCGACATGCGGAAGGGCAGATCGCCGTGGAGCGGCCGTTGAGGCTGTGGGGCAAGGCTCAAGCCGATGGCCAGCTTGCTGATGCGGCGGCCGAGGCTGGCCAACTTGCGGTGAAGGACGCACGCCACGAAGCATCGCGGCAGATCCTCTCGCTGTGGTTTGCTGCTGTGCGGGCTGGGCAAGCACGCCAGGCCGCTCAGGAGAATGCCCGGGCTGCGGCCGAGTTGGCGACGCTGACGGCCCGCCGGGTCCAGTTGGGTGACGCTTCGCGCTTGGACGGTGAACTGGCAGCAGCGGATCAGGCTCGCATGCAAGCCGCACTGGCGACGGCCACTGCAGCCGAACAGGCCGCGCAGGCGGAACTGCAGGCCCGTTTTCCGGGGTTGCCCCGGCCCATGATGGCCGCTGACACCGCGCTGCCCGTGTTGCCGCAGGACCCACCGGAACGATTGCGCACGCAGTACATACAGGACAGCCACGAGTATCGGCTTGCCATGGCGGAAGAGGTGCAGGCACAGCAGATGGCCAAGCGGGCAGATCTGGAGCGCCGGCCCGATCCCACCGTCGGCATGTTCGTATCGGTGGAGCGTGGTGGTGCGGAACGCATCATGGGAGTGAGCGTGGCGATGCCGCTCGGCTCGGCGCATCGCCGTACTGCCGCAGCAGCGGCCGCGGCCGATGCGGAAGCTGCAGCTCGCCGCAGACTCGGTGCAGAACGACGCCTGGGTGCGGAATTCGACGTGCTCTATCGTGACCTGCAAGGCAAAGGGGGAGCCGCGCAAGCACAGATCGAAGCGACTACGTTACAGAGACGCGCAGCCGACCGCGCCACCCGCGCGTTTCGCGCCGGCGAGTCCGGCTTGACCGAGCTGTTGGTGGCACGCCGCGGCCTTGCCGACGCAGTGTTGGCCGAGCGGCTCGCTCGGGTGAACGTACTGGAGGCGGACAGCCGGCTCCAGCTGGATCTGCATCGCATGTGGGATTTCGATGACTGA
- a CDS encoding IS3-like element ISRme13 family transposase (programmed frameshift): MTSKTKRAQYTLEFKLEAVRLVKSGQSMAVVSATLGIRAQTLHNWVKAEREGKLTGAGMKPVSPEQMELARLRAEVARLKMERDIFKKSRSILCEGVGVRYAFIERNRRYWPVSVLCELLGVSPSGYHQRKQRTVSTDRPDRGRLSDDALLAHIKAIHAGVKGEYGWPRMWKELLARGVRVGKERVRKLMALHGIRARHKRKYIATTNSNHDLPVAPNLLQRDFSPAAPNQVWTSDITYVATAEGWLYLVVIIDLFSRQVVGWSMQPHMKAELVTDALRMAWFRRRPEAGVIVHTDRGSQYCSHLFQDALKAYGMRSSMSRRGDCWDNAPTESLWGSLKVARLHGRQFATRRAAMDEVIDWLGFYNASRLHSTLGYVSPMTFEKNWSAAQQHRAA; encoded by the exons ATGACAAGCAAGACAAAGCGGGCGCAGTACACGCTGGAATTCAAGCTGGAAGCGGTACGGCTGGTGAAGAGCGGGCAGAGCATGGCAGTGGTTAGCGCGACCCTGGGCATCAGAGCGCAGACGCTGCATAACTGGGTCAAGGCGGAGCGGGAAGGCAAGCTGACTGGTGCGGGTATGAAGCCGGTCAGCCCGGAGCAGATGGAGCTGGCCCGGCTTCGGGCGGAGGTGGCGCGCTTGAAGATGGAGCGCGATATTT TTAAAAAAAGCCGCAGCATACTTTGCGAAGGAGTCGGTGTGAGGTATGCGTTCATCGAGCGAAACCGACGTTACTGGCCGGTCTCGGTCCTGTGTGAGCTGTTAGGGGTCAGCCCCAGCGGCTATCACCAGCGCAAGCAACGCACAGTAAGCACCGACAGGCCAGATAGAGGCCGACTCAGTGACGATGCCTTGTTGGCCCACATCAAGGCGATTCACGCCGGGGTCAAGGGGGAGTACGGCTGGCCGCGCATGTGGAAGGAACTGCTGGCGCGTGGGGTGCGGGTGGGCAAGGAGCGTGTTCGCAAGCTGATGGCGCTGCACGGCATCCGTGCCCGCCACAAGCGCAAGTACATCGCGACAACCAACTCGAACCACGATTTGCCGGTGGCCCCCAATCTGCTGCAACGCGACTTTAGCCCAGCAGCACCCAATCAAGTCTGGACGAGCGACATAACCTATGTGGCGACCGCCGAAGGCTGGCTCTACCTGGTGGTCATCATCGACCTGTTCAGCCGGCAGGTGGTTGGCTGGTCGATGCAACCACACATGAAGGCCGAATTGGTCACGGACGCGCTGCGCATGGCCTGGTTCCGGCGCCGCCCGGAAGCCGGTGTGATTGTGCACACCGACCGGGGAAGCCAGTATTGCAGCCATCTGTTTCAAGACGCCCTGAAGGCGTATGGCATGCGCTCGTCAATGAGCCGCAGGGGCGATTGCTGGGACAACGCGCCGACTGAGAGTCTGTGGGGGTCGTTGAAGGTCGCTCGCCTGCACGGTCGCCAGTTCGCTACCCGCCGCGCCGCAATGGACGAGGTAATTGACTGGCTTGGCTTTTATAATGCCAGCCGACTCCACTCGACGCTGGGCTACGTCAGCCCCATGACGTTCGAGAAAAACTGGTCCGCAGCTCAGCAACACCGGGCTGCCTAA
- a CDS encoding efflux RND transporter permease subunit, producing MLPRLIEFSLRQRVLVLIAAGVLAAAGVWAYLNLPIDAFPDISPTQVKVVLKVPGMTPEEVEQRVSTPIEQELLGLPHKTIVRSVSKYGISDVTVDFEEGVDVYWARQQVSERLAGLARDLPSTAVGGLAPITTPLGEMFMFTVEGDGYSLAERRRVLDWVIRPALRTVPGVADVNALGGEVRSYEVTPDPARLRARGVTLEQLRQALDANNRNDGAGRLDRGDEHWVVRVEGGVRGLDDLRAIVVVPAQSPASNPAVTVGDVATVQLGEATRNGAVSKDGNGEVVEGLVLGLRGSDARKLVEAVQERLDTLGPQLPKGMSAHVFYNRGELVTRAANTVVRALIEASVLVVITLYLFLGGVRAALVVAATLPLSMLATFLLMRYVGLTANLMSLGGLAIALGMLVDAAVVVVENIETAMARAQDHKTDPALRGAVIRHAVATVAVPMLSGVSIIAIVFLPLLSLQGLEGKLFGPVALTIVLALASSVVIAFTVVPALASMLLLAHADEAPWLMRKVAGGFARLQAWTTARRRIVFGVAGAALVVAVVLYMSVGKTFMPTMDEGDLIVQLQKAPSVSLAASLDLDQRVQQALLKEVPEIRSIVARSGSDDLGLDPMGLNETDTFLVLKPKDQWRGSKEDIATAIRHVMERFPGVIYGFTQPIEMRVSEMLTGTRGDIAIKLFGSDLAAIDAAAQAIAAKVRSIRGAAEVIAPSNSGVQYLKVSLDRAAVGHAGFTGDALQTQLRALIEGDRIGVVPEGIVRTPLILRGGAGLRQAPENLTGLLVTAPDGKTWPLSSLARIERVDGPVRINHEDGARFAVIQANVEGRDLAGFVQEAQGAVGSISTLPKGLRVVWGGQFENQQRAAARLALVVPLALGAIFLLLMLTFRSVRQAVLVVANIPFALVGGIAALRISGEYLSVPASVGFIALLGIAVLNGVVLVSHFNTLLESGSSMAETVRVGVQDRLRPVLMTACITALGMIPLLLASGPGSEIQRPLAIVVSGGLLSSTALTLLLLPLLFERFGMPRARTADGQGDLQ from the coding sequence ATGCTGCCCCGCCTGATTGAGTTTTCTTTGCGCCAGCGTGTACTGGTGCTGATCGCGGCCGGCGTGCTTGCTGCCGCTGGCGTCTGGGCTTACCTGAACCTGCCGATTGATGCGTTTCCCGATATCTCGCCGACGCAGGTCAAGGTCGTGCTCAAGGTGCCGGGCATGACGCCGGAAGAAGTCGAGCAGCGTGTCTCGACACCCATCGAGCAGGAACTGCTCGGCCTTCCGCATAAGACGATCGTGCGCTCGGTGTCCAAATACGGCATCAGCGACGTGACGGTCGATTTTGAAGAGGGTGTGGACGTCTACTGGGCACGCCAGCAAGTGTCGGAGCGCCTGGCAGGTCTTGCCCGCGACCTGCCGTCGACAGCCGTGGGCGGCCTAGCGCCGATCACCACGCCGCTGGGCGAGATGTTCATGTTCACCGTGGAGGGCGACGGCTACTCGCTGGCGGAGCGGCGCCGAGTGCTGGACTGGGTCATCCGGCCGGCGTTGCGCACCGTTCCTGGCGTGGCCGATGTAAACGCATTGGGTGGCGAGGTCCGCAGCTATGAGGTAACGCCCGATCCGGCACGCCTGCGTGCACGGGGGGTGACGCTGGAGCAGCTGCGCCAGGCGCTGGATGCCAACAATCGCAACGATGGTGCGGGCCGGCTTGATCGCGGTGACGAGCACTGGGTGGTCCGCGTGGAAGGCGGCGTGCGCGGGCTCGACGATCTGCGAGCGATTGTCGTGGTGCCAGCGCAGAGTCCGGCGTCCAACCCTGCCGTCACCGTGGGCGATGTGGCCACCGTGCAGCTGGGTGAGGCGACCCGCAACGGCGCTGTCAGCAAGGATGGCAACGGTGAGGTAGTCGAAGGGCTGGTGCTGGGCCTGCGCGGCAGCGATGCCCGCAAGCTGGTCGAGGCGGTACAGGAACGGTTGGACACGCTTGGCCCTCAACTGCCCAAGGGCATGTCGGCACACGTGTTCTACAACCGTGGCGAGCTGGTGACACGCGCAGCCAACACGGTGGTGCGTGCGCTGATTGAAGCCAGCGTGTTGGTGGTCATCACGCTGTACCTGTTCCTGGGCGGTGTGCGGGCGGCGCTGGTGGTGGCGGCCACGCTGCCGCTGTCGATGCTGGCGACCTTCCTGCTGATGCGCTACGTGGGCCTGACCGCCAACCTGATGAGCCTGGGTGGACTGGCCATTGCTCTGGGCATGCTGGTGGATGCGGCGGTCGTTGTGGTGGAGAACATCGAGACTGCCATGGCGCGTGCCCAAGACCACAAGACCGATCCAGCGCTGCGCGGGGCCGTGATCCGTCACGCAGTGGCTACCGTTGCAGTGCCGATGCTCTCCGGCGTTTCCATCATCGCCATCGTGTTCCTGCCGCTGTTGTCATTGCAGGGGCTGGAGGGCAAGTTGTTCGGGCCGGTGGCGCTGACCATCGTGCTGGCACTGGCCTCGTCTGTGGTGATCGCCTTTACGGTCGTGCCGGCGTTGGCCTCCATGCTGCTGCTCGCGCATGCGGATGAGGCGCCTTGGCTGATGCGCAAGGTGGCGGGTGGCTTTGCCCGCCTACAGGCCTGGACCACGGCGCGCCGCCGCATCGTGTTTGGCGTGGCGGGGGCGGCGCTGGTCGTGGCGGTGGTGCTGTACATGTCAGTCGGCAAGACGTTCATGCCGACCATGGACGAAGGCGATCTGATTGTGCAGTTGCAAAAGGCGCCGTCTGTTTCCCTGGCAGCATCGCTGGACCTGGACCAACGCGTGCAGCAAGCGCTGCTCAAAGAGGTGCCCGAGATCCGCTCCATCGTGGCGCGCTCCGGCTCCGACGACCTGGGCCTGGACCCGATGGGTCTGAATGAGACCGACACCTTCCTGGTGCTCAAGCCCAAGGACCAGTGGCGCGGCAGCAAGGAGGACATCGCGACAGCCATTCGTCACGTGATGGAGCGCTTCCCCGGCGTGATCTATGGCTTCACGCAGCCGATCGAGATGCGCGTGTCGGAGATGCTGACCGGTACGCGCGGGGATATCGCCATCAAGCTCTTCGGCAGCGATCTCGCCGCTATTGACGCGGCCGCACAGGCCATTGCTGCCAAGGTGCGCTCCATCCGTGGCGCCGCCGAGGTGATCGCGCCCAGCAACAGTGGTGTGCAGTACCTGAAGGTCTCGCTGGATCGCGCGGCAGTCGGCCACGCTGGCTTTACCGGAGATGCCCTGCAAACGCAGTTGCGAGCCCTGATCGAAGGTGACCGGATTGGCGTAGTGCCCGAAGGCATTGTGCGTACACCGCTGATTCTGCGCGGCGGAGCGGGCCTGCGCCAAGCGCCGGAGAACCTCACCGGCCTCCTGGTGACGGCGCCAGATGGCAAAACTTGGCCGCTCTCGTCTCTTGCCCGCATCGAACGCGTGGACGGGCCGGTGCGCATCAACCATGAAGACGGAGCCCGGTTTGCTGTGATCCAGGCCAACGTTGAAGGCCGGGATCTGGCCGGCTTTGTGCAGGAAGCACAGGGTGCGGTTGGCAGCATCAGCACGCTGCCGAAAGGACTGCGTGTTGTCTGGGGCGGCCAGTTCGAGAATCAGCAACGTGCGGCGGCGCGTCTAGCACTGGTCGTGCCGCTGGCCTTGGGCGCCATCTTTCTGCTGCTGATGCTCACGTTCCGCTCGGTGCGGCAGGCGGTGCTGGTCGTCGCCAACATTCCGTTTGCACTCGTAGGCGGCATCGCCGCGCTGCGGATATCGGGCGAGTACCTGTCGGTGCCGGCCTCCGTCGGCTTTATCGCGCTGCTCGGGATCGCGGTGCTCAATGGTGTGGTGCTGGTCTCGCACTTCAACACCTTGCTGGAGTCGGGCTCGAGCATGGCGGAAACCGTGCGTGTGGGCGTGCAAGACCGCCTGCGGCCGGTGCTGATGACAGCCTGCATTACCGCACTGGGGATGATTCCGCTGCTATTGGCGAGCGGGCCAGGGTCGGAGATTCAACGCCCGCTGGCGATCGTAGTGTCGGGCGGGTTGCTTTCTTCGACGGCACTGACGCTGCTCCTGCTCCCCTTGCTGTTTGAACGCTTTGGTATGCCCCGGGCCCGGACGGCCGACGGGCAGGGAGATTTGCAATGA